From the genome of Ziziphus jujuba cultivar Dongzao chromosome 4, ASM3175591v1:
CTTGAAATGGAGAGAGGTTTTCTGGGTTTGAAGTGGGAAGAGTCTTGTGTGACTGCTAGAAAGAAATTTAAGCATACAATCATTCATTCTTCAggtatatatacatgcataacttatatatatatatatacatatatgtataaacaaGTTTCTGCTATTGGGTAGCTTATGTTGCCTGTTTAATGGTTTTTTCCAGATATTAGTCATGTGAGAATATATAGAAAATCTCTCTCCCTATTAGTCATGGTTTTTTCCAGATCTTGTTTGTTTAATGGTTTTTTCCAGCTTATGTTGCCTGTTTAATGGTTTTTTCCTGTTTAATGGATAAGTTGGACGCGCACAGATGACAGTAGTTagaatatacaattttttttctcggGGAATAATATGTTGTACATTTGTTTGGATACTCTGCTTTATTTGGAACTGTGTTTATTtctatatattaccaaaaattaatggaaattttatgtttttgatacAATTAAAGTTTATCTAACATCATTTTGTTAGGAATTTATGATTTACAACATCTGTTTTGCAAGTGTATGAGGCTGAAAATTACCTAGTGATTGAATCATTTAAGCATTCATGGATATGGAAAAATGaggttcaaatttcaaatttttctgAGTGAGTGTTGGAAAGTTAGCCTATAGTAATTtagtaatttaatttggatGAGTTATTTATAACAATATCACCAAATTATTAAAAGTAATATTCTAAACTTTTCAAGAACACATGGAGTAGGTGGTGGAGTGCAATGTTCATCAAGTGCAAACagattctcttctctttctcatcACCAGAAAACAgaccagcttcaaaggcaaacaacTGAGAATTTCTACTCATCTTCTCCAACATATTTTCCTGTTTCCTATAATTCTATCGATTATACCATCAAAACCACTCCTAATTTAGCACAGGTTGGATTAGCTGTAAATGAGAAtggttggttttgttttgtttttgttttttttgttttttctaatttaaccTTATTCTTGTATGGTTACAGAGTAACTACTACAACAGGGAAATGAAAGATCCTGCCCCAGACAACTCAGTATTATTGAGTAGAAATAAACGTATTCCATTCCCCACTAGTGTTGCTACCTCCACTGAGAATACAGGGAGTGGTAGTGGTAAAACTGCTCCAACTAACCCATATTTTGGAGGGATGTCGAATATGGAAAGATTACCATCTAATTTCTCTCATCAAATGGGTCATGCTGTTGTCAATCAGGGAACAAATTCCAATACTGCAACTGATGTAAGGTATTTATCTATCTATCTgtgtttattcatttatatatatatatatatatatagattattcaatctaaaataagatggattttatattattaagttacaatttttttattttattttttatgattattgaatttttctaatgaatcaatattatttttttaaataggaaTTTAATAATCATATAAGATAAATcttagataataaaataaaataaatttgatttaaatctgattgtatatttatatatataaataataataaaataaaataaagatatatatctaaaattagTCTCTCATCATgttgatttgatattttaaactttcacTGCAGCCTTTAGATTTGCTTAATTAGGCTAGAACTCATCGTTtacaaaagcaaaaatataaaagattatTATGGTAATCCTTACTATAAAACATAAAACTATGACGTTGGCTTGAGAGAAgactaatatatatagttattaaaCTCCTAAATTTCTAATTGATGAAATAAAGTAGTCGCTAATTATAAGCTAACTATCCATGTaatatttattgttgattatttcGTAGAAACAAAGCCAAAGCATATGACGTACCTGCTCAAAAGTTGACCATTTTTTATGGAGATAATGTCTATGTTTATGATGACATTTCTCCTCAGCAGGTGATGATCAATTAAATTTCTCCTAAATTAAGAGTTCCATCTAGCTCTAACTCATTCAAAATTCTTCTaattaaaagtaattattaattgttttttttttttttttttgaaatgctGTATAAATAGGCTGAAGTGATAATGTCTATGGCTAAATTTGGTTCGATGCCCTCAGTGGGAGAAATGGCCAGAAGCGACAGCCAAGCAGAAGCAAAGCCTCTTAAAACTAATTCAAATTCCGTACAATATTCTACTTTTATAACTTATTTGGAAGCAAGTGAACAAAGGAAATTGACTTTGCCTTATAATATATAGTTCACCAATATTGAAAACCTATGTAATATCTATTCAAATATGATTACATATTGTGACATTTTAATGAGTGACTAGTTTGTGCCGCAGGCTGCAGCGCCTGTTCCTCAAGTTCTAAACCGTGTTGCACAAAGACCAACCAGCGACAAGCTTGGCTAGAAACAACCAGCGACATAATTCACCTAATCATATTTATCAATTGTAATATGTAGAATTTGATCAGAAATTTGATATGTTTTGTTTCGTTTTCTATGTAGAATCACTGTTTTCGCCAAATTCACAGCTTAATGATGTATTATCATTAGAGACACAGGAGATGTATAATATAAAAGTATAGAATGATAATCTGGCCAACCTGAAAATTGCCAAAATAATTGGCAACTTGCAGAATGCAGGAGAGACTTTACCACGAGAAAGGAAATCTAACAACAGAAAATGCAACAAAAACTTGCCCTCAACAATCAAAACCCAATACAGAAAACTCATTTGGGATCTAACCTGAACAGAACATGTGCAACAATCTCCATAGGAATGGTTTGTTTTGATTTGCTTCTCAGCTTACAATCATGATTTCCAAGAACCTTAAACAAACACAATTTAAAGTCTTAACTCATTGACAATCATTGAGCTGTTTTAGAGTGTTTGATAAGCCAATCAATTACAACATCTATATTTACTGAATCCTTGCATGAGATCATATAGCAGCAAACCTCTCTGTCTGTGATTGAATCGAGGCCTCTGAAACCACCCATCACAAAAATATCAAGATTTAGATGAATAGAATCATTAAGAAAGGCCCGATTTTTAGCAAATATCTTACTGATTTTGCAAATTAGGTAAGGTTTATTGAACTCACAGCTGATCAACCAAAGATTGCTTCGAAAGAGCTTCTGACTTATCAATTTTGTTCCCAAGAACAAGTAGGGGAATTCCAGCCAGGGAAGGTTTTGTTAAGAGATCATGTAGCTCGCTTCGAGATATTGGAACACTGTCTCTATCAGCAGCATCGACAACATACCTATCATAGCGTACATCCAAAAAGAAGACTTAAAAATGATACAAATTCAGACACAAGAAGACTTAAAAATGATACAAATTCAAGACACCAGAACTATTAGCTAAGGGAGACAACAGCCACTAAGAGCTAAAACTGCAGCACATATAAAGACATAAAAAGGTGGAAAAACAGATGCCTGCAGAGGCACATTACAGCAAGGAAACGACAATGAATCACAATTCATTAGCAGATAAGAGTTGGGAAAAATCAAAAgggaaaacataaacaaaaaacataagagtaagaaagaaagaagagtaACAAATATCCTAAGAACTACAGATGTTTGTATTTCAAGAAAGAGTTGTGGATTAATTTATATTCTAACTCTTCTATTATAAATCTAACAATCACCCAATTCAATGAGGTGTACTTTGAGTAAAAAACACAAAGTAGACATCTTTTAATGTGCAAAATAATTGATCATGGAGTTTTTGATTTGGAAAATAAGAATATTGCTGATACAGGTAAATCCAATTTAAAGGCAGAGTAACTTTGCATGTGGGCAAACATTCATTCATTTCTTTAGAAGCCAGTAGCATTGGCATATAGAAAGTTAAAAACGATTGCAACAAAGGAAAACTTAAAACAGAGTGAAAACTTACACAATTGCAGAGACACCACGACAGTAACGTTCCCACATTGATCGGAACCTCCTTTGCCCTCCTAGGTCCCAAAGTTTAATTGTCACATTTCCCTTTGTAACTTTACGCATGTTGAATCCGACCTGGTTATTCAGCATTTATTAGTTCTGTATAACCTTTTCATCACAGAAAGCTTAATCTAGGATTTCCAAGGTAAAAGATACGTACAGTTGGAATCATGTCCTCACTGTAGCCCCCTGTCTGTAAAACATAAAGGGATCAATACAAGGAGATAGCCACTACATATACCAGAAAGGATTTGCAGAGGGTTTTTTGGTTCACTCACAGCAATGGAATTTAGAAGAGACGTCTTCCCTGCATTCTGAAGCCCTACTAGAGACAATTCCATTTCCTGTTTAAAGAATAGGCTGGCATCCAGAAGTATTGtgagaagaaacaaaaaaaaaggtagcATATTGATCATCTAAtagaatagaaaagaaaatttacttCTCTAGGTTAGTTGCTAAGTATCAAAGATATGGAAATTAGTATATCACAGCCCATAGCTACTCAAACCAATTAATTGTTGATTGACAATCAAGGAACTACAATATCAAACATGTAATTTCATTACTATAACATATAAttgttataattttctttcaaaaatttgcacaagaaaacaataaattatatagtATTTCGAGAATCAAAAATACAGGAATTCAATATAGAAATGGTAGAAACttttttgatattgttttgaaagtccaaaaaaagaaaaataatactaataacaaCGCAAGGATCTGACTGACCTTTTATATCTGTTTTCTTGGTAGtattatattattcttttaaatagCAACCATATGTTCAGTTTTGAGCTGTTTTAATTTGTCTATTTTCTTAGCTTGGTATGCACCTGCACTTCCTAACATTTCAAGCTTTTCAATTTATGGTAACTAATGgagtaggggaaaaaaaaaaaaccatcaaaatTTTGGaggatttatataataatagtatataggCATACATTGTATGGATCTCGCTTTGCAGAGACTGGGCACTTGATATGTTGCTGGTGAAAGAGATAAACGAAACAAAGTTTGCTTAAGATTACAGTGGATATTCAAGACATAGCTAAATTTGTTGACATACAGGCAAAACGGTGGAATCGTTTATTGGCATTCAAGAGCTTCGAACCAGAGAAGAGCTTCTCTGACCAATGGCCAGACGTACGGTTAAAGAACAGCAAGAAGAAGGGGTTTAGAGATTTTGAGAAGCGCGGATCTATGTGACCCATTAAATTACGAGGAAGTTATTCAGAAGCTAAATGCATTCTGCTCAGGACAGGGgagggaaaaagaagaaacaccAATTGAGCACAAGGGCACACTCACCATTGAAATTCAACAGCAGTGGAAGAATTCAAGGCACCACCGATGCCCAAAGATCAGACAAAAGCTATACATGGATCTCATACTATAAACGGGGTGAGCATAAGATGCTGAAGAAATGTGTCTGACAAACTTTAGCCAATGGGAGtctttatattgtatattaaaCTTATCTAAAGGCTTAAAATAAAGAGTTTGGAAACTTTTTGTGCCTTGAAAGCCAGATTAGAGCAATACATATGTacataagataaaaatatgcaaatttttttcaaaaatttctagCCAGTCCATAATTTAAAGTGCTAAATACCATGGTAGTTTTgcacaaaaaattataagtttTAATGGAACACAAAACATATATTACCGTAGCaagtaaaaggaaaaaacagtgagaaaaatttaatatgtaaaCTTGGAATATCAATTTTGGTAAAACTTGGTTTCTTATCGGATTGTAATGCAATGTCCTCAACTGCTAACTCAAAGATACAAATGACAATCACAAAATCAACAATATGTTAACCAATGCCCTACCCACACTTCCACAACCAACAAAAGCACCTGGATCTAGTACCAGATCTATAAAAGCAACTCAGATATGAATCACAACCCAAAGGCCAACAACATAGTTTCATCAATAACCCGCCCCACTGTGACCACCAACAAAAGCAGGTGAAAGAGACAAAATATGTAGAAACAGAGCTACCTACATCCTCTAAGGAATTAGAAAGAACCGGCAATTCAAACAATAGCAACTTACGTACTGATACACACAAATATACACatcatttagaaaaagaaacaataaacaaaaaaggaagaagaaaacaacAGCCATTAAAATTAGGCTAAATTATAAAGTATCCTTCTATCCTAGTTGAAGCGTAGAAAGAGATATCTCATCAAAATCTTTAGAAGTTCTCGCCCATAGAGAAGTCAAAATTCAATCCTAACTTTACATCTTGGTTTGTATGTTAAGGCCCAAGTCTGAGTAGGTGCAAAAGAGTGGCAGAAGATGACAACCTGGTGGACTAACTAACTCATAGGAATATGCTACTACTCTCCAAACAATATATCCACACCACATACACTGTGAACATGTGAATAATACAAGGCAACCAAGAATGGGGTTATCATGCTATAACAGACAAAGGGGGAAATGGGTTTGACAAACTATTCCATCTCAAACAATGTAAAGCATAAAATTTTCAGTTTGTGGAAAGCTACGGAACTCACCCTATTCCATTTTTCATCTGATTTCATTAGTGGTTTTATTATGTTTTCGTTATTGGAGGGTATATGATTTAATTAGAAAACAACAAGCAAGAATTTAATAAACTTTGTGAACTTCAAATTATTTCTAACACACAAAAAAGTTGAATACGCAGTCTGTTAACTATAATAAAGCAATAAAAGCCACACCATCACCTTCATTATATTTTTCTAgcttagaaatatatatttccctTTCATGATTGAAATTAATTGTTTCCTGATCAATttgttatcaaaatttaaaatttataataacccATTAACGTTTATCACAATTTTTCCTCGGTAGCCAACATCAACAACATTCCAAGTGAAAATCAAAGCAAACCCAGAATCAAAATaagccaatatatatatttttaaaaaatacgaaAAAGACGAGAAGAGTTACCTCCGGAGCCAATTAAGTAAGGAATCCCATAAACCCATTACGACGCAAAAAAGGTGGGTTGGTCGTTCTGGTAATGAAAAGCTCCGTccgagggaaaagaaaaagtgcGAAAATGAGAGAAGGGGGAAACTACAGCAAGGAAACTTCGCCGACTAAAaggaatcttttatttttatttttgttgtgatTTACAGTCTGTCCGTTTTCTGCTAGCTATTTGCAACAAGTGAAAGTCCAAACAAAATTTCATGATGTTTTCATTCCAGGTGTGCTATCCATCATCACAAGGATTTAGATTTTCTATCCCAGCAGTCATCTCATTCAATTCGGTAGGTTTGTTAATTTCtgatttttactttattttcatATTGTCTTGTTTTATTGGATGATCTTTGTTGTTTCTTTTGTCACATTTTGTGTAAACGTTTAGCTTATTTGATTAATGATACACATATTTAAgacatttaatattttgttggttttttattttttaacaatttatctaaattataaactgttttttttttttttcttcgattCGAAcctgtatttttatatatacaaataaaaacatttaagaATTAACCTTTTtcatcatattaattttttattaataataataataataataagatttttatttgttatagagtattatagtttttcattaattattattatttttttaaaataatactggAGATGAACatctaaatatgtttttttttttttcaaaaaaaaaaaaaaaaaactatgacaTTTTTTAAATAGAGTATTATGGTTGAGTGATGTTTTAAATGAAAGATTTGTAGGCATGCATTGGCATGATTAATACATTTATCATAGTTTTgaagattgaaaaattattacttaatttaattttttatttattttgtctatattttatgacatttgatttaaatataatttagttttttttaattttaaaaagttacaattattcaaataatattaacgatatttttttttaatttttaatcctaattttcaaattttaatggattaaattttaattaatacaaattaaaaaaaattaagatataatatgtgtataaatatatatatgtatatatattacttaactTACtgctcctaaaaaaaaaaaaaaaaaaaaaaaaacttgctgCTCCTTAGGAGTTCGAATGGCAATAGTCATTCTAATTAGTGCAAGTTTGGTCATGGTTGTGCACTTctttccaataaaaataaaaataaaataatttaggtTACCTTGATATGCAGAatagatatataaattgaataactATTTAATAGGTTTAATTGtttctttatttggtatattttcaattctagaaaaatttatttcataagAGTACAGATAACTcaattttaaagaataattatttcttttaaaaaaatttagaatttatatttttttatttgaaggataaacatatttatcatattaaaatatatttaaatcaaactaATTATTCTATACTCTAATTACATAAATAAGTATAAagtttaacttttaattaatttttattaaatttggcatttttaaagaaaattatttataaatactaAACATTGAATCTAGTTcaatataataactaaatattacatttaaaatatctttaatgctttttttttgggccaaaaaaaaaaaattacttctcAATTTTTTGCCAAACATgattataaatgtttttttttttaattttctctctcttagtAGCACTTATTTAAGCTTCAAAAGCATTTCTAAATATGTtcatattaattattagattgctttaaaaactgaaatttaaaaatctatttataattCACTGGATCTTGACATAATTTACTTCCCCACATATAATTTTAGTATAtgactaaatatatattagattattagtttattttagaATCTCAACTTTTAAAGCGATTGatagttagtttatttttaaatctcaattttctaaaataaccCAATTGCTAATAAATGAATTAGGTGGGCGTGATGCGACAAGACCGCTCCTAGAGCCCTTTCCAAACACTTTAGAGGGTTCCATAATTGATATCGAAAGTTCAATGAGACATTTCCTTGAATTGGATATAAcccaataatataaataatatgttataaacatgtttaaagaaatttaacaaaattatcaataaaaataataaaaaaattatacatgttaGGTTAATCTATTACAGCAATTTAAATagtataaatgaataaatgtaaaatatcaaaaatacttaatatgatatatatatatatatatataagaatcaacaaaataattgttattatcattaaagtCAAGGGAAAACAACAGTACACCAAGAGCGGAATAATATACAAGCAATGAAGATACTTGGATATAATATACGTAACTTGTTAGTTTAGGCCTAgggaacaattttaaaaaaaatataaactatgAAACAAATTCAGTGAGTGAACATgtgaaatattatgaaaataaatatttttaaaaaatcttttctctcaaaacttcaGTTTTACTCTTTAAaggtttttatgttttaataaccAATTTTTACAAAACTTATAATTATTCccaaaacattaaaatttcataaattaatagGAAAGAATTTCAAATCAGATAATATCTatcttttcataaataaaataatacttttacaattcataatccataaatattgataatcataaatatatataaatatatactgcACTCGTAGTGCAATCAACAATCTTGTGTACTATAATCTGTCGCACAAATATAACTAGCGTTCTAGTGTATTATAGACTACCAAGAGAGGGGTAAACTATCAATAAGCATAGCATATAGAGACTTCTCATCCAATTTTAAGAGTCACATGATCAAGTAAGAAATGGCAAATAAACAAACATAATCATAATCCAACAAATCCATGTTTATGGTACAATATGATGCATAATAATCTGCAATCTAATATCCAACTCGTAacccaatatatttatataatttattaaataatgcaCATAATCCtcatatcaaaatattctcACATATCctaacataaacatatatatatatatatatatatatatatatatatatatgtatataattgtattttaatataccattatatgataaatcaaataattatttcacaGCATATAATAAAGCGTGTGGcttaaataatttaagaaataacaatgataagagaatttatatgttatatgtaaTCAAACATATAATACCCAAaaccattttagaaaataaaattcattgttCAAACCAGCTTCTCATCCGGATCACCTTCAATATTAATCCTgatatctaaaataataataaaatatttctcaaactccaaaatttaaactaaaaatattggatacaCAGCAATGTCCCAAAATAACATTAGtaacttaaaatttttaacttCGACAAAAAATATTCCAATTATACTGTAAGCTCTAAATATTCGATATTCAAAATTGGGGTTTCTCATCTAGATGCCAATTTAATGAAATCAAATCTTTCATTGGGTCCCAATAACACTAAATTATACTaatccaatttcaattttatccaatttattaaattatgtcCAAACTCATTCTAATTTCATTTGATATTAAACTACCAaacctaaaaatagaaaaattatcacacGGTGACAGAAAGCACATGAGACAAAGAATGCAATGATGTACTCATCTTAGTCCAAAAACATTGTCGGTGGTAGGAAAGCGAGTTGAAAAGTTTTGGCTAAACttgattttgatagatttttcaAATGGTGAAGAATTTCGATGAATGGAGACCAAATTTGAGCTTAGAGGGTCAAAAAATGATGGGTTGATTGGAAAATACCAAAATCTTTGGCAACCCATCGAACCACGGCTTGGCTAGTCCAATCTAGGCGTGTTTGGAGGCAATCTAGTATGAGATTTGGAGGCCTAGTTTACTGGATGATAGGCAAAAACCCCATCTGGCACATGGTGGTCAGAAATTGGTCAAAACTAGCTTAACTCACTTTAGCATGAAAGCGGGTCATGTATACCCATCGAGCCTGTCTTGAgcttgttattgtttttttagagattttgggacgttttagatatttttcatattccttAACAAAGGTCCATTCCCTTTGGCATATATATAAGGCCTTGCGTTACtaacataaaaaaatctataataagTTAGGACCCGAATATATACTGATGcttaaaaatttttcaaaatcaaaactttttaATGGCAGCTCAAAAGTAAGCATGTCACTAgtatatgaactcgtatcaatgaacTTAATGCAATGATATGAGAGTCAAAGCCAAAATCTATctccaaagaaaaatcaaacttgGTCCTACTTAAAAGTTCAACTTGATCAAACTTGGTTAAATTGCTGGGTCGTTACATGATGTGAGCCTAATCATTGATATACTGAAATTGTATTTGAAGAAAGTGAACCTTATTGAGGTATGTTGAATCATAAATGCGTTTTGAAATATCGAGTGATCTAATCATGGAGAAGGGAAGTCCTTATTATACATGATGGTTTTTAACATCGAGCATTCTTTTATATGATTTGGTCTTctctaataaaattttggcCTATGTCactaaattcatattaaattattattttctttttaattcctAATTTTTGAAGCACTCAATAAAGGAAACTCTTATGATAAAACTATCAAATTGACCCGGTATGAActtgatctctctctctctctctctctctatatatatatatatatatttccaatacATAAActacatttataaaatttaggcTATGTTAACTTACAATAGTTCTACTATTGTTTAAATGTTTTTTAGGGGATGAATCGAAATTTGTAAGTAAAAGAGTAAATTTATGCTATTCCTAAAAGGACAAACTATTTTTACAAAGTAAACTTGGTGTTTCAcagttaaatattttaaaggtCAAACGCTTAGTTATAGTCAATTGATGTAGATATGAAAAAGTGTAATAA
Proteins encoded in this window:
- the LOC107417290 gene encoding uncharacterized protein LOC107417290 isoform X4; translated protein: MERGFLGLKWEESCVTARKKFKHTIIHSSGGGVQCSSSANRFSSLSHHQKTDQLQRQTTENFYSSSPTYFPVSYNSIDYTIKTTPNLAQSNYYNREMKDPAPDNSVLLSRNKRIPFPTSVATSTENTGSGSGKTAPTNPYFGGMSNMERLPSNFSHQMGHAVVNQGTNSNTATDAAAPVPQVLNRVAQRPTSDKLG
- the LOC107417290 gene encoding protein TIFY 6B isoform X1, whose product is MERGFLGLKWEESCVTARKKFKHTIIHSSGGGVQCSSSANRFSSLSHHQKTDQLQRQTTENFYSSSPTYFPVSYNSIDYTIKTTPNLAQSNYYNREMKDPAPDNSVLLSRNKRIPFPTSVATSTENTGSGSGKTAPTNPYFGGMSNMERLPSNFSHQMGHAVVNQGTNSNTATDVRNKAKAYDVPAQKLTIFYGDNVYVYDDISPQQAEVIMSMAKFGSMPSVGEMARSDSQAEAKPLKTNSNSVQYSTFITYLEASEQRKLTLPYNI
- the LOC107417290 gene encoding uncharacterized protein LOC107417290 isoform X6, with protein sequence MERGFLGLKWEESCVTARKKFKHTIIHSSGGGVQCSSSANRFSSLSHHQKTDQLQRQTTENFYSSSPTYFPVSYNSIDYTIKTTPNLAQSNYYNREMKDPAPDNSVLLSRNKRIPFPTSVATSTENTGSGSGKTAPTNPYFGGMSNMERLPSNFSHQMGHAVVNQGTNSNTATDVRLK
- the LOC107417290 gene encoding uncharacterized protein LOC107417290 isoform X5; protein product: MERGFLGLKWEESCVTARKKFKHTIIHSSGGGVQCSSSANRFSSLSHHQKTDQLQRQTTENFYSSSPTYFPVSYNSIDYTIKTTPNLAQSNYYNREMKDPAPDNSVLLSRNKRIPFPTSVATSTENTGSGSGKTAPTNPYFGGMSNMERLPSNFSHQMGHAVVNQGTNSNTATDVRLQRLFLKF
- the LOC107417290 gene encoding uncharacterized protein LOC107417290 isoform X3; translation: MTQGNASHCGGVQCSSSANRFSSLSHHQKTDQLQRQTTENFYSSSPTYFPVSYNSIDYTIKTTPNLAQSNYYNREMKDPAPDNSVLLSRNKRIPFPTSVATSTENTGSGSGKTAPTNPYFGGMSNMERLPSNFSHQMGHAVVNQGTNSNTATDVRNKAKAYDVPAQKLTIFYGDNVYVYDDISPQQAEVIMSMAKFGSMPSVGEMARSDSQAEAKPLKTNSNSVQYSTFITYLEASEQRKLTLPYNI
- the LOC107417290 gene encoding uncharacterized protein LOC107417290 isoform X2; this encodes MSLFFCPFHRLVVVYRIQHSIYGGGVQCSSSANRFSSLSHHQKTDQLQRQTTENFYSSSPTYFPVSYNSIDYTIKTTPNLAQSNYYNREMKDPAPDNSVLLSRNKRIPFPTSVATSTENTGSGSGKTAPTNPYFGGMSNMERLPSNFSHQMGHAVVNQGTNSNTATDVRNKAKAYDVPAQKLTIFYGDNVYVYDDISPQQAEVIMSMAKFGSMPSVGEMARSDSQAEAKPLKTNSNSVQYSTFITYLEASEQRKLTLPYNI
- the LOC107417291 gene encoding ADP-ribosylation factor-like protein 8c, whose protein sequence is MGLWDSLLNWLRSLFFKQEMELSLVGLQNAGKTSLLNSIATGGYSEDMIPTVGFNMRKVTKGNVTIKLWDLGGQRRFRSMWERYCRGVSAIVYVVDAADRDSVPISRSELHDLLTKPSLAGIPLLVLGNKIDKSEALSKQSLVDQLGLDSITDREVCCYMISCKDSVNIDVVIDWLIKHSKTAQ